The following is a genomic window from Deltaproteobacteria bacterium PRO3.
ACGCCAACCCCGCCCAGCCCGGAGACGTCTTGGGCCGCAGCGACCGCGAGTGGGTCGAACTTGGCGATAAGGACGTTAGGATCGTTCTAAACGAGCCGGTAGCACCATAAAAAAAGGCGTTCTTGCGAACGCCTTCCAAAACCTCGAATTCAGGCCTTTCAGGCGCCGTCGCTGCCGATGGCCTCGACCGGACAGGCCTCAAGGGCCTCCTGGCAGAGCTTTTCTTCTTCGGGGCTGCCGGGCTGCTTGTACACGTAAGAATAGCCGTTGTCGTCGTCGCGCTTGAAGTTGTCGGGCGCGGTCTCGCGACACAGGTTGCAGTCGATGCATTGGCTGTCGACGTAAAACTTGCCGTCCGGCTGCTTGGGGAGTTTGTCGTTTTTATCGGCCATGGTCGGAGGCTCCTTCAGGGCTACAAAGTATACATCTCCTCTCTCGAGCCCCAGGGTCTAGCATGAAATAAAAAACCAAGACAATCGTATTTTAAGGGAAAATGCCCGCAAATCCAGGCCCATCAATCTCCTGGCCCAATCGCCGATTTTATGCGAAAACAGTCTTCTCGGGGCGAACGGCGGTTTTTTGAAATTCGGATTACATGAGCAAGCATTCGAACAAGCCTGAAATCCACTACGCGCGCACCCAGGATGGCTGGAAGATCGCCCTTCACCATCATCCCGGGAAGAAGTCGCGGCATCCGGTGCTCTTGGTCCACGGCCTGGCGAGCAACTACCGGAACATGGACTTCCCCATCAAGGACTTAAGCCTCGCCCACCACTTAAGCAAGAAAGGCTTCGATTGCTGGATCGTCGACCTGCGCGGCTCGGGCCTCAGCAAGAAGGGGACCTTTCAGCCCTATAAATGGTACTTCGACGACTTCGTCTTTCAGGACCTGCCCGCGGCGGCCGACACCATGCTCTCCCTGACGGGTGCGAAGAAATTCCATTGGGTCGGCCACAGCCTGGGAGGGCTACTCGCCTATCCTTTTGCCCACAATTACCACCGGCGAAATATCTTCCAAAGCCTCATCACCATCGCGACGCCGGTGACAACGGCCTCGCGGCCGGGCTATTTCAAGATCACGCACCGCTTCGACCGCATCATCAAGCTCTTTCCCCGCTTGCCCTACAAGACGCTATCCAAGATGGCCACGCGATTCGTCGACCTTCTCCTGGGATTGGAAGATAATGCCCTCTTCTCGCGCGAGAACATGACCCGGGAGATCCTGATCAATATCATGGAGCACGCGGTGGAGAGCGTCCCGACGAGCCTGATCCTGCAGATCCACGACTGGCTCAACCATCAATACTTCGCGAGCAAGGACAAGAAGATCGATTTCATGAAAAGCCTGGAAGAGCTGTCCATGCCCATCCTGATGATCGCGGGCTCGGTCGACAGCTTCACGCCGCTGGCGGACATCCGCCTGGCCTTCCGCCGCCTGCCCAGCGCGAAAAAGACCCTGATGGTCTTCGGCAAGTCTCGAGGGCACGAACACGATTACGGGCACATCGATCTATTGTTGGGGAAAAACGCGCCGAAGGAAGTTTATCCGGAAATCGTGCGGTGGCTGGAAGAGCACGATTAATCCCCCACAAATTGCAAGGACGGCATCTCGGGGATCAACTTCTTCGCCGTCGCCTCCTCGAACAGGCGCCGCAACGCCGCCCTCCCCCGCTCGCCGTAATCCACCGTCAACTCGTTCACGTACATCCCGACGAAGCGGTCGGCGGTCTTGGGGTCCATGCCCCGGGCGAAGCTCAAGGCGTAATCGAGAGCCTCGGGGCGGTGGTCGAGAGAGTATTGGATCGCCTTGCGGAGGATGTCACTGACCTTGAGGCAGTTTTCAGGCCCCAAGTCCTTCCGCACCACGTTGCCGCCGAGCGGCAGCGGCAGGCCGCCGGTCTTTTCGTACCACCACTCGCCCAGGTCGACGATCTTGTGCAGGCCGCTCTGAACGTAGGTCAATTGGCCTTCGTGGATGATCAGGCCCAAGTCGACCTTGCCCTCGGCGACCGCCGGCAGGATCTCGTTGAAGGGCATCACGACGTAATCGATGTTCGGCTCGTAGAGCCTCAGGGCCAGGAAGGCCGTCGTCATCAGGCCGGGCACGGCCACCTTTTTCTCCCGCAGCACCGAGGGCGCGTGAGGCTCGCGCGCGATCACCATCGGCCCGTAGCGGTCCCCCATCGAGCTGCCCGAAGGCAGCAAGGCGTAACGATCGGCCACCTGGGGAAAGGCATGGAAAGAGATGGCCGAGACCTCGTAGGTGCCTTTCAGCGCCTCCTGGTTGAGGGTCTGAATGTCGGAGAGGACGTGGTCGAAGCGAAACTCGCCGGTGTCGATCTTGTCCTTCGCGAGCGCGTAGAACATGAAGGCGTCGTCGCTGTCGGGGCTGTGGGCCACTCGGATCAATCGTTTTTGCATGGACGGGGCTTAAACCGGCCCCCGAAGGAAAGTCAAGGTCTCCACATCCAGCCCCGCTCGAGGCGGCCGAAGGCCTGGGCCAGGACCTCCGCGCGGCGCTCTTCCTCGAGCTCGACGCCGGCGTGCTTGATCAGGTGCTTTTGGATGTCGGTGAAGAAATCGCCCAGGTCGGCCAGGACCTGCTCGCGCAGCAGGTCTTTCAGCTTGTCCTGCCAGCTGTCGTAGCGCCGGAGGTTGCGCCGGTCGAGCAGCCCCTGCACCAGGCTTTCCTTGAGGTCTTGGACATAGCCCTCGAAAGAGGGAAAAAAGGCCAAGAAGAGCGTCTCGGCGAGGTCCACCATGACCGCGTCGCGGTGCAGGCCGAGGGTCTTCATGGGCTCGCAGAGGAC
Proteins encoded in this region:
- a CDS encoding ferredoxin, with amino-acid sequence MADKNDKLPKQPDGKFYVDSQCIDCNLCRETAPDNFKRDDDNGYSYVYKQPGSPEEEKLCQEALEACPVEAIGSDGA
- a CDS encoding alpha/beta hydrolase, which codes for MSKHSNKPEIHYARTQDGWKIALHHHPGKKSRHPVLLVHGLASNYRNMDFPIKDLSLAHHLSKKGFDCWIVDLRGSGLSKKGTFQPYKWYFDDFVFQDLPAAADTMLSLTGAKKFHWVGHSLGGLLAYPFAHNYHRRNIFQSLITIATPVTTASRPGYFKITHRFDRIIKLFPRLPYKTLSKMATRFVDLLLGLEDNALFSRENMTREILINIMEHAVESVPTSLILQIHDWLNHQYFASKDKKIDFMKSLEELSMPILMIAGSVDSFTPLADIRLAFRRLPSAKKTLMVFGKSRGHEHDYGHIDLLLGKNAPKEVYPEIVRWLEEHD
- a CDS encoding ABC transporter substrate-binding protein, giving the protein MQKRLIRVAHSPDSDDAFMFYALAKDKIDTGEFRFDHVLSDIQTLNQEALKGTYEVSAISFHAFPQVADRYALLPSGSSMGDRYGPMVIAREPHAPSVLREKKVAVPGLMTTAFLALRLYEPNIDYVVMPFNEILPAVAEGKVDLGLIIHEGQLTYVQSGLHKIVDLGEWWYEKTGGLPLPLGGNVVRKDLGPENCLKVSDILRKAIQYSLDHRPEALDYALSFARGMDPKTADRFVGMYVNELTVDYGERGRAALRRLFEEATAKKLIPEMPSLQFVGD